In the genome of Massilibacillus massiliensis, one region contains:
- a CDS encoding 4Fe-4S dicluster domain-containing protein → MEKKLRSFVYADKSKCIGCRACEVACSSVHSGKAGQTLGNVQGEVMPRLFFVRTEKEAMPVQCHHCESAPCLKSCAGGAIHIFEQKVVVDEALCSGCKSCVVACPFGVIEILQAKNKHGFAGKCDLCYQREAGPACVEVCSAQALRLVDPIADARQKRAFAAQSLTVLSQGLEG, encoded by the coding sequence CTGCAGGGCCTGTGAAGTGGCATGTTCTTCTGTGCATTCTGGTAAAGCAGGGCAAACGTTAGGGAATGTACAGGGTGAAGTTATGCCGCGGCTTTTTTTTGTTCGAACGGAAAAAGAAGCGATGCCCGTGCAATGTCATCACTGTGAATCGGCACCATGTCTAAAGAGTTGTGCCGGTGGCGCCATCCATATTTTTGAGCAGAAAGTGGTTGTTGATGAAGCATTGTGCAGTGGCTGTAAAAGTTGTGTAGTTGCTTGTCCTTTTGGTGTGATTGAAATTTTACAAGCGAAGAATAAACATGGATTTGCCGGAAAGTGCGATTTGTGTTACCAGCGTGAAGCAGGTCCGGCATGTGTAGAAGTTTGTTCGGCACAGGCTTTACGGCTAGTGGACCCGATTGCAGACGCAAGACAAAAAAGAGCTTTCGCCGCGCAAAGCTTAACAGTGTTAAGTCAAGGTTTAGAAGGATAG
- a CDS encoding [Fe-Fe] hydrogenase large subunit C-terminal domain-containing protein, whose protein sequence is MGKQAEINIDPVLCTGCQRCSAVCPTAAIEGDAGVSQKIDQQKCVRCGQCVQICSAYASNFEHSADAIAEMKKMRGLPANYHGPVFAAHYTGVYTKVKQTLAQKDRYKMVQCAPAVRVSLAEEFGMEFGALTPGKMAAALRLVGFDQVYDTNFSADLTIMEEAEELLDRVQNGGVLPMFTSCCPAWVRFVETKYPELIPHLSSCKSPMQMAGTMFKTYGAKKLGMDASRIYSVAIMPCTCKEQEAERKEMADSGYQDVDAVLTTAELAYLIKEAGIDFNTLAEEAFDLPLGFYSGAGTLFGVTGGVMEAALRTAYERLMKKKLTDDKMQGLREGGSKQSVELNLNGLQLKTWRVAGLKDVEPMLEQVKQGKADFQFMEVMTCPAGCISGGGQPKLYLGNRVQEAYDKRRAGLYQHDQALEVHTSHENPQIQLLYREFLGEPLGHVSHKLLHTSYQAMPKQVGCTGNDEKR, encoded by the coding sequence ATGGGAAAGCAAGCAGAAATAAATATAGATCCGGTGCTTTGTACGGGGTGCCAGCGTTGCAGTGCTGTTTGTCCAACGGCTGCAATCGAAGGGGATGCGGGGGTAAGTCAAAAGATCGATCAGCAAAAATGTGTTCGTTGCGGGCAATGTGTGCAGATTTGCAGTGCATATGCTTCTAATTTTGAGCATAGTGCAGATGCGATTGCGGAGATGAAAAAGATGCGTGGTTTACCTGCAAACTATCATGGTCCTGTATTTGCCGCACATTATACAGGTGTTTATACAAAAGTGAAACAAACTTTAGCGCAAAAAGATCGTTATAAAATGGTACAATGTGCGCCGGCAGTGCGTGTGTCACTCGCAGAAGAATTTGGAATGGAATTTGGGGCGTTGACTCCGGGTAAAATGGCTGCTGCACTGCGTTTGGTTGGATTTGATCAGGTGTATGATACGAATTTTAGTGCCGATTTAACCATTATGGAGGAAGCGGAAGAACTTTTAGATCGTGTGCAAAATGGCGGTGTATTGCCGATGTTTACGTCGTGTTGCCCTGCCTGGGTACGCTTTGTAGAAACAAAATATCCGGAGCTTATTCCTCATTTGTCCAGTTGTAAGTCACCGATGCAGATGGCTGGTACGATGTTTAAAACATATGGTGCAAAAAAGCTGGGGATGGATGCGTCGCGTATTTATAGTGTTGCTATTATGCCTTGTACTTGTAAAGAGCAGGAGGCAGAGCGAAAAGAAATGGCAGACAGCGGATATCAAGATGTGGATGCGGTGCTGACTACAGCGGAATTGGCTTATTTGATCAAAGAGGCTGGCATTGATTTTAACACTTTGGCGGAGGAAGCGTTTGATCTGCCGCTCGGATTTTATTCGGGTGCAGGTACTTTGTTTGGTGTTACCGGTGGTGTTATGGAGGCTGCTTTACGGACTGCGTATGAACGGTTGATGAAGAAAAAATTGACAGACGATAAAATGCAGGGGCTGCGTGAAGGCGGCAGTAAACAAAGTGTTGAACTGAATCTGAACGGTCTGCAGTTGAAAACTTGGCGCGTTGCCGGTTTAAAAGATGTTGAGCCGATGCTAGAACAGGTAAAACAGGGGAAGGCTGATTTTCAATTCATGGAAGTGATGACTTGTCCGGCAGGGTGTATTAGTGGTGGCGGACAGCCGAAATTATATTTAGGCAATAGAGTACAGGAGGCGTATGACAAACGTCGGGCTGGTTTGTATCAGCATGATCAAGCGTTAGAAGTGCATACTTCTCATGAAAATCCACAGATACAGCTCCTTTACCGAGAATTTTTAGGAGAGCCATTAGGGCATGTGTCGCATAAGCTTTTGCATACGAGTTATCAAGCGATGCCAAAGCAAGTTGGTTGCACTGGCAATGATGAAAAACGCTAG
- a CDS encoding 4Fe-4S dicluster domain-containing protein → MNDFVIADPGKCIGCQTCEIACVLAHQERPDLDALTPENFAARLTVVKTANITAPIQCRQCEDAPCAKACVKGALVQGAHSVEIKEEECIGCKACMLACPYGAIEIRVNKETNKLSVVKCDLCKGNENGPACIGVCPTKALKQIKHDNFSKQIMRKRKYAAGFMQG, encoded by the coding sequence ATGAATGATTTTGTAATCGCGGATCCGGGAAAATGTATTGGCTGTCAAACTTGTGAAATAGCTTGCGTGTTGGCGCATCAAGAGAGGCCGGATTTGGATGCTTTGACACCGGAAAATTTTGCTGCGCGTCTGACTGTCGTAAAAACAGCGAATATTACAGCACCTATTCAGTGCCGCCAATGTGAGGATGCACCTTGTGCGAAAGCTTGTGTGAAGGGTGCTTTGGTACAGGGCGCACATTCCGTAGAGATCAAGGAAGAAGAATGTATTGGTTGTAAAGCATGTATGCTTGCTTGTCCTTATGGTGCAATTGAGATCAGAGTGAATAAAGAAACGAATAAGCTCAGTGTTGTTAAATGTGATTTGTGTAAGGGAAATGAAAATGGCCCGGCATGTATTGGGGTTTGCCCGACGAAAGCGTTGAAACAAATCAAGCACGACAATTTTTCTAAGCAGATCATGCGTAAACGTAAATATGCAGCTGGATTTATGCAAGGATGA
- the fdhF gene encoding formate dehydrogenase subunit alpha, with the protein MKKVKTICPYCASGCEILFTVEHGEIVCAEPGQGRNNQGELCLKGYYGWDFLKNNKRMTSRLTKPMIRRTRESELEEVSWEEAISFAATRLQEVKKEYGPDAIMCTGAARGPGNEANYVMQKFARAVIGTNNIDHCARVCHGSSVAGLELALGNGAMSNSIPEIEDTKCVFVFGYNPAVSHPIVARRILKAKEKGAKIITADPRFNEQAKISDLWLPLKNGTNMILVNALAYVLLTENLYNKDYVEKYTEGFDTYKKIVMDYSPESVEEAVGIPAKEIRAAARMYAAAPSATILWGMGVTQFGQAVDVVEGLASLALLTGNLGRPNVGVGPVRGQNNVQGSCDMGALPNVFPGYQSVEDEAYRKKFEKAWGVKLPKKRGVCLTEVPHLAREGKIKAYYIFGEDPVQSDPDANGIRAALEKMDFVIVQDIFMNKTALYADVILPATSWGEHEGVYSAADRGFQKFNKAIEPKGDVKPDWEIISLMATAMGYPMQYKNTEEIWDELRSLCPLYAGVSYKKLDTLGCIQWPCVDEADTGTPYLYEGNIFTRPNGKGLLFAAPYRKPKEMPDASYPFVLSTVREVGHYSVRTMTGNCNALRILSDEPGYIQVNDQDIARLNIKDQELVWVVSRRGKVIARVLSTERVNRGAVYMTYHWWIGACNDLTIEHLDPISKTPELKYCSVNIEAIEDQEWAENYVVNEYSTLKKKMGC; encoded by the coding sequence ATGAAAAAAGTAAAAACAATCTGTCCGTATTGTGCAAGTGGTTGTGAAATTCTTTTTACGGTGGAACATGGTGAAATTGTTTGTGCAGAACCTGGTCAGGGGCGCAATAATCAAGGAGAATTGTGTTTAAAAGGTTACTATGGTTGGGATTTCTTAAAAAATAATAAACGTATGACTTCTAGGTTAACAAAACCAATGATTCGTCGTACACGGGAATCTGAACTTGAGGAAGTGTCTTGGGAAGAGGCGATCTCTTTTGCTGCGACGCGATTACAAGAAGTGAAGAAAGAATATGGACCGGATGCAATTATGTGTACGGGTGCAGCCAGGGGGCCAGGGAATGAAGCAAATTATGTCATGCAGAAGTTTGCCAGAGCTGTAATTGGTACAAATAATATCGATCATTGTGCACGTGTTTGTCATGGTTCTTCTGTTGCGGGGTTAGAGCTTGCTTTAGGGAATGGGGCAATGTCAAATTCAATTCCGGAAATTGAAGATACGAAATGCGTTTTTGTGTTTGGTTATAATCCTGCAGTTTCGCATCCGATTGTTGCGCGGCGTATTCTTAAGGCAAAAGAAAAGGGTGCTAAAATTATCACGGCTGATCCGCGTTTCAACGAGCAGGCAAAAATTTCTGATTTATGGCTGCCACTGAAAAATGGTACGAATATGATTTTGGTAAATGCATTGGCGTACGTTTTGCTTACAGAAAATCTCTATAATAAAGACTATGTGGAAAAGTATACAGAAGGTTTTGATACATACAAAAAAATCGTAATGGATTACAGTCCGGAAAGTGTAGAGGAAGCTGTTGGTATACCGGCAAAAGAAATTCGTGCGGCGGCGCGGATGTATGCAGCTGCACCGAGTGCTACGATTCTTTGGGGGATGGGCGTTACGCAATTTGGTCAGGCGGTTGATGTTGTCGAAGGATTGGCATCGCTGGCACTTTTGACAGGAAACCTCGGTCGTCCAAATGTTGGTGTTGGCCCTGTTCGCGGACAGAATAATGTACAAGGATCTTGTGATATGGGTGCCCTGCCAAACGTATTCCCGGGTTATCAATCTGTGGAAGATGAAGCGTATCGGAAAAAATTTGAGAAGGCATGGGGCGTGAAACTGCCGAAAAAACGGGGCGTCTGCTTGACGGAGGTGCCGCATTTAGCCAGAGAAGGAAAAATAAAAGCGTATTACATTTTCGGTGAGGATCCAGTGCAGAGTGATCCGGATGCCAATGGAATACGGGCGGCTCTGGAAAAAATGGATTTCGTCATTGTACAGGATATTTTTATGAATAAAACGGCATTATATGCGGATGTGATTTTGCCGGCGACTTCCTGGGGAGAACATGAAGGCGTTTATTCAGCGGCTGATCGTGGTTTTCAAAAGTTTAATAAAGCGATAGAACCTAAAGGGGATGTAAAGCCGGATTGGGAAATTATTTCGCTTATGGCCACAGCGATGGGATATCCGATGCAATACAAGAATACGGAAGAAATCTGGGATGAACTTCGTAGCCTTTGTCCGCTCTATGCCGGTGTATCTTATAAAAAACTGGATACGCTTGGCTGCATACAATGGCCTTGTGTGGATGAAGCAGATACAGGAACACCTTATTTGTATGAGGGAAATATATTTACGCGTCCAAACGGTAAGGGACTTTTGTTTGCGGCACCGTATCGTAAACCGAAAGAAATGCCGGATGCGTCCTATCCATTCGTTCTTTCGACAGTGCGTGAAGTCGGACATTATTCTGTGCGTACGATGACGGGAAATTGTAATGCACTTAGAATTTTATCGGACGAACCGGGCTATATTCAGGTAAATGATCAAGACATAGCACGTCTCAACATCAAAGATCAGGAACTGGTGTGGGTTGTTTCTCGTCGTGGGAAGGTAATTGCCAGAGTTTTATCAACCGAGCGTGTGAATCGTGGGGCCGTTTATATGACCTATCATTGGTGGATCGGTGCTTGTAATGATTTAACGATTGAACATTTGGATCCGATTTCTAAGACGCCGGAGCTAAAATATTGTTCAGTGAATATTGAAGCGATCGAAGATCAAGAATGGGCAGAAAACTATGTAGTGAATGAATATAGTACGTTGAAGAAAAAAATGGGCTGTTAA
- a CDS encoding MATE family efflux transporter translates to MQSNIGPSKQSIVKMSWPIFVEIFLQMLVGNVDQFMISQYSQVSVAAVGNGNQIMNIIIILLTVMSTATTILIAQYLGAKNKEKISEVCTVSLLFNGLFGFVSSALLILFHRQLFHWLQVPDEIMEETSIFFTIMASGITVQGLYFSFVACFRGHSWIKATMVISSLMNLMNIFGNWLLIYGFWKVPAMGVAGVAISTTVSKVIGLILIYYIFKRYLKVNLSMKYLKPFPWESLKRILYISIPSGGETLSYQLSQTTIMKMVNAFGLVVINTKVYVYIVATFAYIYALAISSALQIVVGYLIGGNQFEEVSKKVWYTMRISLMACTGLTVVLYLCSDYVLGIFTTDPEVLKLGKTILFIEIFLEIGRAINIVMVRALQAAGDIKTPVTVGIICMWSIAVGLSYLLGIVMNWGIVGIWIGMAADECVRAVIFIYRWRSNTWRNKKLIETT, encoded by the coding sequence ATGCAGAGTAATATAGGTCCTAGTAAACAATCGATCGTAAAGATGAGCTGGCCGATTTTCGTTGAAATCTTTTTACAGATGCTCGTCGGCAATGTCGATCAATTTATGATCAGCCAATATTCACAAGTTTCGGTTGCGGCAGTTGGCAACGGCAATCAGATTATGAATATTATCATTATTTTACTTACAGTGATGAGTACAGCGACAACGATCTTGATTGCGCAGTACTTAGGGGCAAAAAACAAGGAAAAGATATCGGAAGTATGTACGGTTTCGCTATTGTTTAATGGTTTATTTGGATTTGTTTCAAGTGCTCTTTTGATTTTATTTCACCGTCAGCTGTTTCATTGGCTGCAGGTACCGGATGAAATTATGGAGGAAACGAGTATCTTTTTTACCATTATGGCAAGTGGGATTACAGTACAAGGTTTGTATTTTTCGTTTGTTGCTTGTTTTAGAGGTCATTCATGGATCAAAGCAACCATGGTCATTTCAAGTTTGATGAATCTGATGAATATTTTTGGTAACTGGCTTTTGATTTATGGCTTTTGGAAGGTGCCGGCAATGGGCGTTGCCGGTGTGGCAATTTCAACAACGGTAAGTAAGGTCATTGGCTTGATCTTGATTTATTATATCTTCAAGCGCTATTTAAAGGTGAATCTTTCTATGAAATATTTAAAACCGTTTCCTTGGGAATCGCTAAAACGTATTTTATATATTAGCATTCCGTCCGGCGGGGAAACGCTGTCATATCAGTTATCACAGACGACGATTATGAAAATGGTAAATGCGTTTGGGTTAGTTGTAATCAATACAAAAGTATATGTATATATTGTTGCAACCTTTGCGTATATTTACGCGTTGGCGATATCCTCGGCATTGCAGATTGTGGTTGGGTATCTGATCGGTGGTAATCAATTTGAAGAGGTCAGTAAAAAAGTTTGGTATACGATGCGAATTTCTTTAATGGCATGCACGGGACTGACAGTGGTGCTTTATCTGTGTAGCGATTATGTTTTAGGGATTTTTACGACAGATCCGGAAGTTCTAAAACTCGGTAAGACGATTTTATTTATTGAAATATTTTTGGAAATTGGACGGGCGATTAATATCGTCATGGTGCGTGCTTTGCAGGCAGCCGGTGATATTAAGACCCCCGTGACTGTCGGGATTATCTGTATGTGGAGTATTGCAGTGGGACTTTCTTATCTGCTCGGTATTGTCATGAATTGGGGCATTGTTGGCATATGGATTGGTATGGCGGCAGATGAATGTGTCAGAGCGGTTATTTTCATTTATCGTTGGCGCAGTAATACTTGGCGAAATAAAAAGCTGATTGAAACGACTTAG
- a CDS encoding M20 family metallopeptidase: MLGHMDTVFPEGTAAQRPYKIDEKGIVTGAGVSDMKGCLLLTYYALMELQQLGKLKDSRICFLLNSDEELSSIYSRPFIEETAQKCSYALVIEAARKNGDMVKLRSGVGRYLVTASGTAAHAGVNPQEGSSAINELAHWIIQLNQLSNYAVGTSVNVGIIHGGTAVNVVPDQATAEVDIRFKTPAEADRIETAIQDLAKNSFTAGGAKITYEREISRPVMLPSNETLALCDTISKFGKELNLDFNWVETGGGSDGNLTAALGIPTVDGMGPVGAGGHSSKEWLDTHSVEPRLKLQMRTIDYIVHELK, encoded by the coding sequence TTGCTCGGCCACATGGACACCGTATTTCCAGAAGGAACCGCTGCCCAAAGGCCTTATAAAATCGATGAAAAAGGTATCGTCACAGGTGCCGGCGTCAGCGATATGAAAGGCTGTCTCCTCCTGACGTATTACGCTTTGATGGAACTGCAACAACTCGGTAAGTTAAAAGACTCCCGTATTTGCTTCTTGCTGAATAGCGATGAAGAACTTTCCTCCATTTATTCGCGCCCTTTTATCGAAGAGACTGCCCAAAAATGCAGCTATGCATTGGTCATCGAAGCCGCACGAAAAAACGGTGATATGGTAAAACTCCGCAGCGGGGTCGGGCGATACCTAGTAACTGCAAGCGGCACAGCTGCACACGCGGGTGTCAATCCGCAGGAAGGATCAAGTGCAATCAATGAACTTGCACACTGGATCATCCAATTAAATCAATTAAGCAATTACGCCGTAGGCACTTCAGTTAATGTAGGTATAATCCATGGCGGAACTGCCGTCAACGTTGTCCCTGATCAAGCAACAGCCGAAGTCGACATTCGTTTTAAAACACCGGCAGAAGCGGACCGTATTGAAACAGCCATACAAGATCTTGCAAAAAACTCCTTTACCGCAGGTGGTGCGAAAATTACGTACGAACGAGAAATCAGCCGCCCTGTCATGCTGCCAAGCAACGAAACCTTGGCACTTTGCGATACCATATCAAAATTCGGGAAAGAATTAAATCTTGACTTTAACTGGGTAGAAACCGGCGGCGGCTCCGACGGCAATTTAACCGCCGCACTTGGTATCCCAACCGTGGATGGAATGGGTCCGGTCGGTGCAGGTGGACATAGCAGTAAAGAATGGCTGGACACCCACTCCGTAGAACCTCGTCTAAAACTTCAAATGCGTACAATCGATTATATCGTACACGAACTAAAATAA
- a CDS encoding YjiG family protein, whose product MNKSLIDIFVEGAKKGLHINLNSIIPNLVMAFVFIEILKITGLLAFLGEVFAPIMAIFGLPGEGVTVLLSAWLAMGGGVGACASLFNEGILTKEHVTILIPAIFLMGAQVQYMGRLLGTAGIPSRHYPVLLGICILNAALSMLVMRFFA is encoded by the coding sequence ATGAATAAATCTTTAATCGACATCTTTGTCGAAGGTGCTAAAAAAGGTCTTCATATCAACCTCAACAGTATCATCCCAAATCTCGTCATGGCATTTGTTTTTATTGAGATCTTAAAAATTACCGGTCTGCTTGCATTTCTCGGTGAAGTTTTTGCCCCTATTATGGCGATCTTTGGGTTGCCTGGCGAAGGTGTAACCGTTCTTCTAAGCGCCTGGCTTGCTATGGGCGGTGGAGTCGGTGCCTGTGCCAGTCTTTTCAATGAAGGAATTTTAACCAAGGAGCATGTAACGATCCTTATCCCAGCAATTTTTCTGATGGGCGCACAAGTGCAATATATGGGACGCCTGCTCGGCACTGCTGGTATTCCAAGCCGTCATTACCCCGTTCTACTTGGTATTTGCATCTTAAATGCTGCACTTTCTATGCTCGTCATGCGATTTTTCGCATAA
- a CDS encoding nucleoside recognition domain-containing protein — protein sequence MKEQQQQTTSESTKLTVPWYGFVALIFAILFFSGIFNSASGALKALDFSALLGKYGSVQAPNGGLTTFTGKAGLGARDGFLFALSLAPSVMLALGVVEIVTHLQGLKAAQKLLTPILRPLLGIPGIAGLALISSLQSTDAGAGMTKALRTENQITDKERLIFCQFQFSAGGTITNYLATGSALFAALTVPIILPLVVLFAFKIFGANLMRIYLKRFSEEAVK from the coding sequence ATGAAGGAACAACAACAGCAAACTACCTCCGAATCGACAAAACTTACTGTACCTTGGTATGGATTTGTCGCACTCATTTTTGCCATTCTTTTTTTCTCAGGCATTTTCAACAGCGCCAGCGGTGCATTAAAAGCACTCGATTTTAGTGCGTTGCTTGGAAAATATGGTTCTGTCCAAGCGCCAAATGGCGGACTTACTACATTTACCGGAAAGGCAGGGCTTGGCGCACGTGATGGCTTCTTATTTGCACTGAGCCTGGCACCAAGCGTTATGCTGGCTCTCGGTGTCGTTGAAATCGTTACCCATTTGCAAGGACTGAAAGCCGCACAAAAATTACTCACTCCAATTCTCCGCCCATTACTTGGGATTCCAGGCATTGCAGGGCTCGCTCTCATTTCAAGTCTACAAAGCACGGATGCCGGCGCGGGAATGACTAAAGCGCTTCGCACAGAAAATCAGATCACCGATAAAGAACGTTTGATTTTCTGCCAATTTCAATTCAGTGCAGGCGGTACCATTACCAATTACCTAGCAACTGGTTCAGCACTCTTTGCCGCTTTAACTGTACCAATCATTTTGCCACTTGTCGTTTTATTCGCTTTTAAAATATTTGGTGCAAATCTCATGCGAATTTATCTGAAACGCTTTAGCGAGGAGGCTGTAAAATAA
- a CDS encoding sigma 54-interacting transcriptional regulator codes for MGKPRVAIVLLRKRFHFVYQLQALLGKYIDFISYSLEEGIDSYINCDLALVPSYEVAGIVKRYLMPQTELLVVRRTISKSAWDKLSQIPPNTKVLVVNTYWEMSTQTVAVLYELGLYQLELIPFNNNQPENYRDIRYAITPNERESVPGYIEHAIDIGTRPVDVSTIFDILHKLNLVNQVTKQLLYAHMKEMVPMSPGFVNLFYRFYDTKEDFEQLLDMIDDVVLTFDIEQHVKIYNQQAVKFFSHILHLADQPLENLFAKISAKEICEVEEVKDAVVILQGTYYVVNKSPILKNGRIHGGILTIRPCDSIQNQNTKIHEAMVSQGYIAKYTFANILGTHQAIQQAITFAQKAARTESDILIEAESGTGKELFAQAIHNYSTRRKGPFVAFNCAALSGSLLESELFGYEEGAFTGASRRGKRGLFEMANQGTIFLDEISEVSTETQVKLLRVLQERELIRVGGTKIIPIDIRVIAATNQNLYQLVEEKKFRMDLYFRLNVFNLRIPPLRERKSDISYLIKAFLREKNVRVDFPQETMQILLAHQWAGNIRELRNCIEYMVSMDEGFEPQNLPGHILRGIQRHRDQEERFLRESNPGEEGECILKILFEAQRQCRYIGRKEISAQLKEQDIFLSEQSVRTALKKLNAQGLVCILKGRAGTKITEKGKRFFKSI; via the coding sequence ATGGGAAAACCACGGGTTGCGATCGTATTATTGCGCAAAAGATTTCATTTTGTATATCAACTGCAGGCTTTGCTTGGTAAGTATATTGACTTTATCAGCTATTCACTAGAAGAAGGCATTGATTCTTATATCAATTGTGATTTAGCTCTTGTACCGTCGTATGAAGTTGCTGGTATTGTAAAACGCTACCTTATGCCGCAAACAGAGCTCTTGGTTGTGCGGCGGACGATTTCTAAAAGTGCCTGGGATAAACTGAGTCAAATACCGCCAAACACAAAAGTATTGGTGGTGAATACGTATTGGGAGATGTCGACGCAAACGGTGGCAGTACTGTATGAATTAGGGCTTTATCAATTGGAACTGATTCCGTTTAATAACAATCAACCGGAGAATTATCGAGACATTCGTTATGCGATTACGCCAAATGAAAGGGAGAGTGTACCCGGTTATATTGAGCATGCCATTGATATAGGAACACGTCCGGTGGATGTTTCAACGATATTTGATATTTTACATAAATTGAATTTGGTAAATCAGGTTACCAAACAATTGCTTTATGCGCATATGAAAGAAATGGTGCCGATGAGTCCCGGTTTTGTGAATTTGTTTTATCGTTTTTATGATACAAAGGAAGATTTTGAGCAATTGCTGGATATGATTGATGACGTGGTATTGACGTTTGATATAGAACAACATGTAAAAATCTATAATCAGCAGGCCGTTAAGTTTTTCAGCCATATTCTGCATTTAGCGGATCAGCCTTTAGAAAATTTGTTTGCAAAGATTTCCGCAAAGGAAATTTGTGAAGTGGAAGAAGTAAAAGATGCTGTGGTTATTTTACAGGGCACTTATTATGTTGTGAATAAATCACCGATTTTGAAGAACGGGCGCATACATGGGGGAATACTTACCATTCGTCCGTGTGACAGCATCCAAAATCAGAATACAAAAATCCATGAGGCGATGGTTTCACAAGGTTATATTGCGAAATATACATTTGCCAATATTCTCGGTACGCATCAGGCCATTCAGCAAGCGATTACTTTTGCGCAAAAAGCGGCGCGAACAGAGAGTGATATTTTGATTGAAGCGGAAAGTGGTACCGGAAAAGAACTTTTTGCACAAGCCATTCACAACTATTCTACACGTCGCAAAGGCCCTTTTGTTGCCTTTAATTGTGCGGCGTTGAGTGGGTCTCTGCTCGAAAGTGAATTATTTGGATATGAGGAAGGGGCTTTTACAGGGGCAAGCCGGCGAGGAAAACGCGGTTTGTTTGAAATGGCGAATCAAGGGACTATTTTTTTAGATGAAATATCCGAAGTGTCAACAGAAACACAAGTAAAGTTACTGCGTGTTTTGCAAGAACGCGAGTTGATACGCGTAGGCGGAACGAAAATTATTCCGATTGATATTCGCGTGATTGCAGCAACGAATCAAAATTTATATCAATTGGTAGAAGAAAAAAAGTTTCGGATGGATTTATATTTCCGGCTAAATGTATTTAATTTACGTATTCCTCCGCTGCGGGAAAGAAAATCGGATATTTCTTATTTAATTAAAGCTTTTTTACGTGAAAAAAATGTCAGAGTTGATTTTCCACAGGAGACAATGCAGATTTTGCTTGCGCATCAGTGGGCGGGAAACATTCGTGAATTACGTAATTGCATCGAATATATGGTCAGTATGGATGAGGGGTTTGAACCCCAAAATTTACCGGGGCATATCTTAAGAGGCATTCAGCGTCATAGGGATCAAGAGGAGCGTTTCTTGAGAGAGAGCAATCCTGGCGAAGAAGGCGAATGCATTTTAAAAATTCTGTTTGAAGCACAGCGGCAATGTCGTTATATTGGGCGAAAAGAGATTTCGGCGCAATTGAAGGAACAGGATATATTTTTGAGTGAACAAAGTGTTCGAACCGCCTTAAAGAAACTGAATGCGCAAGGCTTGGTTTGTATATTGAAGGGTCGTGCCGGTACGAAAATTACTGAGAAAGGCAAGCGATTCTTTAAATCTATATAG